The region ATAATTGGAGACAACAATGAAAATGACTCGCAGAACCCTGCTGGGCGCCGCCGTTTGCATGACCCTGGGCTTGAGCGTCCTCTCCGGCGCCGTGGCTGCCGACAAACCGTTGACAATGGGCTTCTCCCAGGTCGGCGCCGAAAGCGAATGGCGTACCGCCAACACCGCCTCGATCAAGGACGCCGCCAAGAAGGCAGGCGTCAACCTGAAATTTGCCGATGCCCAGCAAAAGCAGGAAAACCAGGTCAAGGCCATCCGTTCCTTCATCGCGCAAAAGGTCGACGTGATCGCCTTCTCGCCGGTGGTTGAATCGGGCTGGGACACGGTCCTGCGCGAAGCCAAGGCCGCCAAGATCCCGGTGATCCTGACTGACCGCGCCGTCAACGTGAGCGACAAGTCGCTGTACGTGACCTTCATCGGTTCCGATTTCGTCGAAGAAGGCCGTCGCGCCGGACGCTGGCTGATGGATCGCGCCAAGACCATGCCGGCCGGCGACATCAACATCGTCGAGCTGCAAGGCACCGTCGGCTCGGCGCCGGCAATCGACCGCAAGGTTGGTTTCGAAGAAGTGATCAAGGCCAATCCCAATCTGAAGATCATCCGTTCCCAGACCGGCGACTTCACCCGCGCCAAGGGCAAGGAAGTCATGGAAGCCTTCCTCAAGGCCGACGGCAAGAAGATCAACGTACTCTACGCGCATAACGACGACATGGCCATCGGCGCCATCCAGGCAATCGAAGAGGCCGGCCTGAAACCGGGCAAGGACATCATCGTGATTTCGATTGACGGCGTGAAGGGCGCGTTCGAAGCCATGATGGCCGGCAAGCTCAATGTCACCGTCGAGTGCAGCCCGCTGCTCGGCCCACAACTGATGTCCATCGCCAAGGACGTCAAGGCCGGCAAGGAAGTGCCGAAACGCATCACCACTGAAGAAGGCGTGTTCCCGGCCGAAGTCGCGGCCAAGGAATTCCCTAACCGCAAGTATTGATGCTTAGAGACGGTTTCATAAAACCGTCTCTTAATACCGGATACTGATCGGTCTCCCCCGCATGTGACCCATGCCGGTTCCGATCGTATGGCCGGGAAAGCAATTTCCCGGTGTTGTTTCTCCTCTGCTCTGGAGTAACCCCTGGGCCTTGAACGATGCGCTGCAATGCCCCTCTGTGTTGCAGCGGATCTGCTCAACAGGCTTTGAGCGGCGGGCTTCGGCCCGCCGTTTTTTTCTCTTGCGGTAACGCCATGTCGAACGCAATGTCACCAAGCACCACTGCCATCGGCGCCGAACCGGCGCTGGAACTCATCGGCATCCATAAATCCTTCACCGGCGTCAAGGCGCTGAGCGACGTCGGCCTGCGCCTGTATCCGGGCGAAGTCCACACCCTCATGGGCCAGAACGGCGCCGGCAAATCGACGCTGATCAAGGTACTGACCGGCGTCTATACGCCCGACGACGGCCACATCCTGTTGCGCGGCCGCTCCATCCGGCCGGGCTCGACGCTGGAAGCGCAGCAGCTCGGCATCAGCACCGTGTACCAGGAAGTCAATCTGTGTCCGAACCTGACCGTGGCAGAGAATATTTTCATCGGCCGCTATCCGCGCAAAT is a window of Herbaspirillum hiltneri N3 DNA encoding:
- a CDS encoding ABC transporter substrate-binding protein, producing the protein MKMTRRTLLGAAVCMTLGLSVLSGAVAADKPLTMGFSQVGAESEWRTANTASIKDAAKKAGVNLKFADAQQKQENQVKAIRSFIAQKVDVIAFSPVVESGWDTVLREAKAAKIPVILTDRAVNVSDKSLYVTFIGSDFVEEGRRAGRWLMDRAKTMPAGDINIVELQGTVGSAPAIDRKVGFEEVIKANPNLKIIRSQTGDFTRAKGKEVMEAFLKADGKKINVLYAHNDDMAIGAIQAIEEAGLKPGKDIIVISIDGVKGAFEAMMAGKLNVTVECSPLLGPQLMSIAKDVKAGKEVPKRITTEEGVFPAEVAAKEFPNRKY